A DNA window from Setaria viridis chromosome 2, Setaria_viridis_v4.0, whole genome shotgun sequence contains the following coding sequences:
- the LOC117846315 gene encoding amine oxidase [copper-containing] alpha 2, peroxisomal: MARTALPVPAMLPLVLLAVLSVTAAASSRPHPLDPLSPAEITAVRAAVLASPLVPARPITFHYVGLDEPDKPDVLAYAYGGSTPRRRQLLRLLPRRALVIARAGGQSHELRVEVTTNASSAATVLSHAVHRGAGFPILTLEEQFAAVALPPAYPPFVDSVRRRGLDMGDVLCAVFPVGWFGDTGPPERVAKMLCFLAGATANFYARPIEGVTMTVDLDRMAIVAYRDRVAYPVPKAEGTDYRAGKTGPPLAGPQPAPGVVVQPEGRGFHIDGNIVRWANWEFHVGFDMRAGTVISLASVYDADAGTRRRVLYRGFVSEVFVPYMDPVEEWYYRTFLDAGEYGLGLWAFPLQPGADCPANAAYLDGYYAGQDGKPVAGANRICVFERYAGDVAWRHTEAGFPGQLITEVRPDVTLVVRMVMSLGNYDYILDWEFKTSGSIKFVVSLTGLLEVKGTPYTHADEITADAHGTLVSENTLAIYHDHYVTYHLDLDIDGTNNSVKNVITARRNTGNPATGGAATPRRSYWTVRREVAETEADGQVEVDAGPADLLFVNPGKKTRMGNEVGYRLIPAGATAASVLADDDYPQRRASYTKKQVWVTPYSKAEKWAPGMYADQSTGDDGLAAWSRRNRGIRDEDIVLWYTVGLHHIPYQEDFPVMPTLSGGFELRPSNFFERNPILRASPASTHGHSTNCSCDDAR; this comes from the exons ATGGCCCGAACGGCGCTCCCAGTCCCAGCTATGCTCCctctcgtcctcctcgccgtgcTCTCTGtcaccgccgcggcctcctcccgtCCCCACCCGCTCGACCCGCTCTCACCCGCGGAGATCACGGCCGTGCGCGCCGCGGTGCTCGCCTCCCCGCTCGTCCCCGCCCGCCCAATCACCTTCCACTACGTCGGCCTCGACGAGCCCGACAAGCCCGACGTCCTCGCCTACGCCTACGGCGGCAGCACCCCGCGGCGCCGccagctcctccgcctcctcccgcggcgCGCGCTCGTGATCGCCCGCGCGGGGGGCCAGTCCCACGAGCTCCGCGTGGAAGTCACCACcaacgcctcctccgccgccaccgtgctCTCCCACGCCGTCCACCGCGGGGCGGGCTTCCCGATCCTCACGCTCGAGGAGCAGttcgcggcggtggcgctgccgccggcgtaCCCGCCGTTCGTCGActccgtgcgccgccgcggcctggaCATGGGCGACGTGCTCTGCGCGGTGTTCCCCGTCGGCTGGTTCGGCGACACCGGGCCGCCGGAGAGGGTCGCGAAGATGCTCTGCTTCCTGGCCGGCGCCACGGCCAACTTCTACGCGCGGCCGATCGAGGGCGTCACCATGACGGTGGACCTCGACCGGATGGCCATCGTCGCCTACAGGGACCGGGTGGCGTACCCGGTGCCCAAGGCCGAGGGCACCGACTACCGCGCGGGGAAGAccggcccgccgctcgccgggccGCAGCCGGCGCCCGGTGTCGTCGTGCAGCCGGAGGGCAGGGGCTTCCACATTGACGGCAACATCGTCAG GTGGGCCAACTGGGAGTTCCACGTGGGCTTCGACATGCGCGCCGGCACGGTCATCTCGCTGGCCTCGGTctacgacgccgacgccggcacgcggcggcgggtgcTCTACCGCGGCTTCGTCTCGGAGGTCTTCGTGCCGTACATGGATCCGGTGGAGGAGTGGTACTACCGCACGTTCCTGGACGCCGGCGAGTACGGCCTGGGCCTCTGGGCGTTCCCGCTCCAGCCCGGCGCCGACTGCCCCGCCAACGCCGCCTACTTGGACGGCTACTACGCCGGCCAGGACGGCAAGCCCGTCGCCGGCGCGAACAGGATCTGCGTGTTCGAGAGGTACGCCGGCGACGTCGCGTGGCGCCACACCGAGGCCGGGTTCCCGGGCCAATTG ATCACGGAGGTCCGGCCCGACGTGACCTTGGTGGTGAGGATGGTGATGTCGCTCGGCAACTACGACTACATTTTGGACTGGGAGTTCAAGACCAGCGGCTCCATCAAATTTGTG GTGTCTCTCACCGGGCTTCTAGAGGTGAAGGGGACGCCGTACACGCACGCCGACGAGATCACGGCGGACGCGCACGGCACGCTGGTCTCCGAGAACACGCTCGCCATCTACCACGACCACTACGTCACGTACCATCTGGACCTCGACATCGACGGCACCAACAACTCCGTCAAGAACGTCATCACCGCCAGGCGCAACACGGGGAACCCGGCCActggcggcgccgccacgccgaggcggagctactGGACGGTGCGGCGCGAGGTGGCCGAGACCGAGGCGGACGGGCAGGTGGAAGTCGACGCCGGGCCCGCCGACCTGCTGTTCGTGAACCCGGGCAAGAAGACCCGGATGGGGAACGAGGTCGGGTACCGGCTCATCCcggcgggggcgacggcggcgtccgtGCTGGCCGACGACGACTACCCGCAGCGGCGGGCGAGCTACACCAAGAAGCAGGTGTGGGTGACGCCGTACAGCAAGGCGGAGAAGTGGGCGCCCGGGATGTACGCCGACCAGAgcaccggcgacgacggcctGGCCGCGTGGAGCAGGAGGAACAGGGGGATCAGGGACGAGGACATCGTGCTGTGGTACACGGTGGGCCTGCACCACATCCCGTACCAGGAGGACTTCCCCGTGATGCCGACGCTGAGCGGCGGGTTCGAGCTCCGGCCGTCCAACTTCTTCGAGAGGAACCCGATCCTCAGGGCCAGCCCAGCCAGCACGCACGGCCACTCGACGAACTGCTCGTGTGATGATGCCAGGTGA
- the LOC117846316 gene encoding uncharacterized protein: protein MRDFASCLSHGAVQVAHTSSSGGQNLVRCAYLARLRGKPCRVTVTWTKVAMGQALAIAIHDCSKRCLCKAEVKPWLFSKMKGSKVMELDGGGDVEIIWDLSSAKFAAGPEPLEGFHVALVHDLEVVLVLGDLHKQEEHRVLSDASHSDAVMIARKEHIYAKKVYSAKARFLDIGQLYHISIECDTAGVRDPSLEIRIDKKKVLQVKRLAWKFRGNQTIYVDGLPVEVLWDVHDWLFTSSSGCAVFLFRSGQSMEKFLRTCSQNEKEAQAHRFGFTLILNAWKTE from the coding sequence ATGAGGGATTTTGCATCTTGCCTGAGTCACGGCGCCGTCCAGGTTGCGCACACCTCTTCTTCAGGTGGGCAGAACTTGGTGCGGTGCGCCTACCTGGCCCGCCTGCGCGGCAAGCCTTGCCGGGTCACCGTCACCTGGACCAAGGTGGCCATGGGGCAGGCCCTCGCCATCGCCATCCATGACTGCTCGAAACGCTGCCTCTGCAAGGCAGAGGTGAAGCCCTGGCTGTTCTCCAAGATGAAGGGTTCCAAGGTCATGGAGTTGGACGGTGGTGGCGATGTGGAGATCATCTGGGACCTGTCATCTGCGAAATTTGCAGCTGGGCCAGAACCCCTTGAGGGCTTCCATGTGGCTCTGGTCCATGATCTTGAAGTTGTCCTTGTTCTTGGCGACCTGCATAAGCAGGAGGAGCACCGGGTTTTGTCGGATGCTTCACATTCTGATGCAGTCATGATAGCTAGAAAGGAGCACATTTATGCAAAGAAGGTGTATTCTGCGAAAGCTCGGTTCTTGGACATTGGCCAGCTTTATCACATCTCCATAGAGTGCGACACGGCAGGGGTGAGGGATCCAAGCTTAGAAATTAGGATTGACAAGAAGAAAGTGTTGCAGGTGAAGAGGCTAGCATGGAAGTTCAGAGGGAACCAGACGATTTATGTCGACGGACTTCCAGTAGAGGTGCTCTGGGATGTGCATGACTGGTTGTTTACTTCATCAAGTGGATGTGCCGTGTTTTTGTTTCGGTCTGGCCAATCAATGGAAAAGTTCTTGAGAACATGCTCACAGAATGAAAAGGAGGCTCAAGCACATCGTTTCGGTTTCACTTTGATACTAAATGCGTGGAAGACTGAGTAG